The Manis pentadactyla isolate mManPen7 chromosome 12, mManPen7.hap1, whole genome shotgun sequence genome contains the following window.
cctctttaaaatgcaTTGCAAAAATAAATTTGTCAGCCTCTTGAAGATATTAACTATGCTTCATTTTTGTAAGATACCCAAATGTTCATAAAGTTTTATCCCTCATTGTCTTACTCAAGGGTCATGTCATATAACCCTGTGGGACACACATTATTAcctgcattttacagataaggatacCAAAATTCAGAAAGTTTCAAtcacaaaactaaactaaaatggAACTCAAGGCCTTTGACTCCCTATCCAGTGGTCTTTGCACTTCACCATTGAAAACTCTTTCATATTAGCTGAGGTCTCAAATAAAATTTAGTTCTTCTCATCATCATAAAAAACATGAGTACACTTTGGAGGATGTTATGGGTCTGCCATCAGTAAAAGAGGCAGTGAAAGGAGTTAAGCCAGGCCtgcaaacaaaagctgaagaaaTGAGGTCTCCCAAAGAGAGAAACCCCCAGTGGGTATATTCAAGTCATCTCAGATACTAAGAAGTTGGACTTTCAGTAGCACCTTATCTCACAGAGCAAAGCCTCCATGGTAATACCTGAGCTTATCATAAAGGGAGATTGTACACGTGGAGTACTGAAGCTTTGAGAATAAAAGGTCCCCAAGTGGCAGTAGAAAAATAATGACCTCATATTCAGTCAGGTTTAATAATCTACTGTTTACCAGATGACATGTTCATTGCTGTAAAAGATTTGACAGCTTTGTTGTGATGTTCCTCTAAACCTTGGGCTACTTCCTCAGCAGGCTTCACATGCTcagtcattttttcttctttttcctgcctGCCAACCTTAAGCAGTTCAGCCACGAGGTCTCTTCAGAGCTTCACTCAGCCACCTACATGCCAGTGTCCCCCAGGTGTTATCCCTAAGCTCAGCTTTTACCCTTTGGTCCAAGAATTACCTGCCCACTACTACCCACCAATGGGAACTGTATTGGGATTTTTCTCCCTTAAATTCCACATCCACAGAGTTCATCCTCCCCAGGAAGATAGTAACAGGATCTGGAAGCCTTGAAGAAGGAGGCATTGGAAAGACATTGCAGACCAGTGAGGAAGCTGACAAAACTATAGAGATGAGGGTgaaggggagtggggaggagtaAAGAGGCTGACCTGCGGGGCACAGAGGCTGGTGAGCAAGAGAGGCAGAGGGTGGCTGTGCAAGCTGGGACCTCACAGGCTCTCAAGAGGAAGAGACTGGCCTTAGTCCAGTGAACAGCTAAAAACAGATCAGGGACAAAAATAACTGTATTGGGAAGATTAATATAACTGTACCCCCAGCCTAAAGAAAATGAACAGGAAAAATACAGCCAAATGTTAAGAAACAAGGGAGGCACTAAGAGCTTGGACAAGgcaagagaaattaaggagaaaGCATTTACTGACCATGgtgactgaaggaagaaagacacTAGAGAATGGCTTTAAGTTTTCTACATCAGTCACTCCACTTTAAAATGCCAATGCAAGATTAAGCCAGATCCATTAAACTGGGATTTCTGAGGATGGTATTCTGTATGTGCTTTCTAGCAGCTCCGCAAGCCATAGAGAACCACTAGCTTATAGAGCAAAGCAGATAGATTCTGGACTCACTACCTTTCAGCTAGCTTTCTCCTATTTCTGAATGGGGCAGGTTTAACCCATTGCTAGGAGAGGTGATAAACACAGAAGAAGAAGCAGCTGACACAGATCCAACGTATAGGAACAAGGGAATGCCTAACTGTGGTTCTGACTGCAAGAACAAGAACTCAGTGGAGGAGGGAGATGACTGTGGACCAGGGTGTCCACTGGAGGGAGCTTTCTAGAGGAACTGGACATCATGCAGACCTTAGAATGGGTGAACTGCAACTAAAGACAGACAAGCAGACCAGTGAGCCAGTGAAAGTGGACAAAGCTTTGTGTGGCAGTTTTGAGCAGGGAAGTGTGGATGCTGCATTTAGAGAGCAGGGAAGGCAGGTGGCCTCCCCAGCCTAAGTTGCTTCTCTGTGGTGATCCTCATAAAGGCCGTGGGGGCAAGcaacctttctttccttttcacattTCTCCCATTTGTAGCGGGCCGTTTGCAGCTACATAATAGTTTTTATTCTCTCTCAGTGTGAATACATGTTAACCTCACACTAAGAGGTAAATGACACATGATCATTAATGTTAGTCTGGCATATTAATAAATCTTTGCATAGTGATGTTTCCTGTAGAAGCCCTATTTCATTCTCACTACAGTCCAATGGAGAGGGGAAGTCAGAGGTTGTCTCCATCTTACAGACAGGGAAAGAAAGGCTCGAGAATCTAAGTGGCCACTTTAAGATCCAGAGCTAAGTGGAGAGTGTGACTGGAGCACTTGAGCACAGTTTTCTTTCTGCCATGCTGTTCTGCATCTTGCTGCTGCATTTGCATTTCAGTAGGAATCAGAGCCCTGTGTTAAAGGCATGTGGCTGGAAGGAAGGACTTAGGTTATCAACCTGGAGACATGAGATTGATTCTCTCAGTGAAGCCCTGAATCACACTGTGAAGTTattgcctgtgcctcagcctaACTGGCCAGTTGTGTGATATGATCACAGGCAAGTCAGAGAAAATTATCCAAGTATCACTTTACCTgttcataaaatggaaataactatCTGCTTCCTAAAATTTTTCTGAGCATTTCCTGAAATGCCACCTGTAGCATAGCAGGCCACTGTAaacctcattttctctcccccttCCCGTTCCCGTTTTACCGACTCACACAGCAAACAATGCTAAATCAGAACCACGTCCTCATCCCATCCATGCAAAGCCCCTTTTTATTGTGCCCTCTTTGCTTTGGCCTTTAGCCCTTCCTGTCTGTCACTGAGTCCTTGTGTTGGGCCACAGCAGCCATTTTTAGCAGCTCAATCAGCCAAGCATTGTCCCTCCTGGCTCCTCTGCCTGAAATCCACTTTGCCCTATTCATGCCCTTCCTGCTCCTCATTCTCCAGATGTCAGACCAGGGTCACTTTTTCAGGAAGAATTGAAGCAGGTTCCTCTTGTTATTCTTTCTCACTGCGATTTTTCTTTGTTACTGCAATTTGTAACTATATCTTCTCCACTAGACTACAGATGCCCATATTGGCCAACCTCTTCATAGCACACAGCACAGAATCTAGCACGTAAGTCATGTTCCATGAATATCTGTTGATGTGTGTGTTGAATGGATGCTGCTCTTATCTCTCCCTTTTAGGATACCCTCCTATAGCCTCCTCACCAGATTGTGCACTATGTTCCATAAAGAAAGCATACCCGTGGAGCCCACTCCCATCCCCATTTCCTTCATTTTGTGACCCCAACATTTATTCATGCACTACATGAATTAGGttgtgttttctggttgtttcatGATTCTCTAATTGCATTATTAGTTTTTCAGAATTAGTTTTTCATTATTAGATCCTTCAAGATCATTTTTTGGACCCCTCCCCTCATAAACTGAGTTAAATAGCTGGAAATGCTATCAGTACTCAGTAATTTCTTAATAAGTAAAGGAATAGAACAATCAACCTATCCAAGTATATCTCTTTTGCACAGAGATCATCTTCACATAGTAAATATGGAGATACCTTTGCAGGAAAACAATTTCTAACCAAACCCATTGCTGTAGTCTCCCTTCTTGGGTTACTCTTTCGAGTTTCAATAATAAGCAGTCTTATCTTGAAAGGGggattggatttctttttaataagaaaGACTGAATTGGAAGCttgcattttttcccccaaatttaaTAACAGCACTAGTAAAGCCTTCTACTCTTCAGCTCACCTTATTTCAAGTGTAGAAGTACAAAGCTTTCAGGTAAACTTCTGCCACGATGTGAGAGTGTGACCCATATCACCGAACCTGTCTGACTCGCTGACAGCCAGGAGGGCTCCTCTGGCAGGAACATCTAGTCTGAGCATGTTCTCAGAGTTAGTTGAATCCAGTACCAGGCAGAGCAGATGAAAGAAGAGAGGTCACTTGGAGCCATTGTCCTCAAACATTTGAGGTCCTGATAGCTACCATTGATACCCTTGGTAAGTAAAGAAATAGCTTTTGATCTTGCCCCCTTCCTCCATTCATAACTAGGacaaaccaaaagacatgaaaCTAAGAGGGGTCATTGCTATGCCCCAAATGATAACTTACTGAACTAGGATTTCAATTTCTACATTTGTCCTGTTATTCTGCAGCAGAATCTTCAGTTTGCTGGTTGCTCTGCTGATAAGCCTCAGGTTGCTCATTTGATCAGAATTCTTTGGATCAAtagcaacaataacaacaaatatacatgcatatttttccTTACTCAGAATTcccatgttatatatatatatatgtattattatatattatgtatataacatatatgttataatatatacattttaatttactttgaCAATTGCCTAGCAGGTTCTCAGGTTCTGTCTAGTTAGTATCTTTTCCCTTAGTTTATTATACTACTTGGCCAGGGAAAGGAAGGTAAGTTTTGCTAAATACTTGTTACACCAAGAACACCATCAAGGTATATGGTATGGTATCTATTGCTCGCGTGACATCACTTAATCACTAGATTCCCATCCTTGCTTGGCTGCATGACAATCAACAGAGCCTATAAGGGCAACTACTGATGAATCCCTTCTGTCCTCATCTCTCAGGCTGCAGAAGTCCTGAAGGTTGATGGAGGGCCATGCTATTCAAACAGCAGGCATGGCTGAGACAGAAGCTCCTGGTGCTGGGAAGCCTTGCTATTGGGAGCCTCCTGTATCTAGTCGCCAGAGTTGGGAGCTTGGATAGGTAGGTGATTAAACATATACTTATGCTCATGAAACTTCAAGTGTCTCTTGACTTAAACTTCCTTAggacataattttaaatttatccaTTTGTTTTCCTCCCTCAAAATTCCCCAGAAACATGCTTTTCTGCAGTACTGATTCTGATTTATGGAGCCTTTGAAAGAAAGAGATCCAAGTTGCTCAAAACAAGGTGCTTGTCAGCATCCgtttgtattctgtgtgtgttgaCATTTGTTTTCAGAGAAGGGATAAAGCTGTGTATAGTAGAATAACATTTATTTGAGCTCAGTGTGGTTGGTGTGCATCTGTTTAGTGACCTCTAGCCATAGCAAAATAGTGatgatgtatttatgtatcttcaTTTTGAAATTTATGAGTGAGCAATTAACGTGCTACCAGGAGAGTTAAAATTATGTATGAGCCTGTAAAGGAGCTCATCAAGGTTGGAATCCATTGCCCTGGAAAGATGGCTGCAAGCTTGGGGAGTTTTAACTATGTTAATTAGCTCTGGTTTCCAGGAGCTGAACGTACCAGACAAGGAGGCTGTCACTCAGAGTAATTGCCCAGAAAGCAATGGAAATCCATGGAGAGGAAATTTACAGAGCTAGAGTTTGACTTTAAATAAGCAAACAGCTGAAAGGTTCTAGGCCTGTAGAAGTCCCAGCAATAGCAGCCAGTTTCACATTGAAGACCTTTGCACCGTCCCATACTCAGGATGATTGGAGCGATTAGAGAATTTCTGAATTGAGAAgcttccttctttgtcttttaaaattaattcttgTGCTGGAAAGACTGAAGTATGTTCTCCATGAATTAAATTCTTGTTTTCTATGAAAATGCAGccacactttaaaataaaattattgtccttacagtttttcttttataatctaAAAATCACATCACTTGgatatttaatgaatattatagcagtgttcttcattttccttcagcGAGTGTCAATTTTTATGGCTAAAGTGAATCCCTTTGATGTTTTTCCATTCAAAATTCCTGAGTAAACTTCCCACTTACTAGTTGCTACCTATGGGAAATGTATAATCCAGAGTTTATCCCTGACTTCAGGTAATTCCTCAAAGCAGTGCTTAGCTATCAGAGAAAAGCCTTGAGATGGTACAACTGTCCTTATGTCCATAATGGAACTTTTATATCAACTCATTCCCAATAGCTTTTGTCAACTTTcaatcatttgttttttattgagtatttttataatCATTAGCACATTAGTTATTCAGTTGatgattcttttcatttttgatcCAGTCCCTAGTTTCTAAATGGATAGCTTTTATAAAGAATCAGattgcttagtggactttttcaAAACTCTCACATGAGAGTTTGAGAAAATTGTCTCAAGTTGACAAATGCTTCCTTAGTCCTGTCCTTCAATAACTGAAGATGCTGCTTCTCAGCGGGGGGCTGAGCTCAGTTACTTCTAGTATCACTTCCAATCTTAAGAGTCCATGTTTTTTAGTCTGTGAACCATGTTCAGAATCTATTCTTCAGGAAGTAGAAATAATGTGATATTTTCTCTTATCTTGAGTTAGGGAGTCCAAAACCCAGTTGTTCTGCAGGGTGTGAGTTCCCAAAGCTGAAggtagaaagaggaagaaaggaaaagaaggaaaatggccCTTTCTAGAGGTGGGGAATTCCTTTCCAGCTCTAATGGGGCCAAGACTGTTTCTGCCTCTCCCAGCTGGGTTCTGTGAGAGAATTAAATCCTATGGAAAAGGAGTTGATTGACTATTTCCTCAATTCTCCCAAAGATGTCTCTAGATCATTCTAAATGGATAGGGAAAAAGTAGTATCCATTACATTGAAGGGATTCCTTAGGAAATTAGCACTTGCTCTCAACCAGAACCCTAGAAGAGCTAAAAGATGAATTTCTGATATCCCTATCAATGTCACAGTTAAAATATGTATGTGTTGCTAATTTGATAACTTCTGTTTAGAGCTCTAGCATATTAATCCTGTTAACAAAACTTACAAAAACAAAATTCACGTTTCTCTAAAATATTAACTGTGGTGAACTACTTTTTATACTATTCTATATTGTCATACTACAATGAGtataaatagttttttaaatcacAACAAACAAatactgcaaaaaataaaatatgtttacgTTTTTCATTAAGCATTATGATAGCTACTGTTTAAGCAGAGCACAGGCCAACCCCTTTGTACTCTGCTCTGCAGAGTGCCTTGGACTGGCCTTgaggattctctcctctccctctgatTATAAACATTACAGAAGATAAGAAAGGTACAATAGTGCCTCTTGAGAAAAGCAAGATATGGCCTCATTGCCAAAGAGAAGACATAGACTCTAATTTATTTAGGATAACCAGAAGCTTCAGTTGGAGGAACTGATTTAACAGCTATTTTAACTATTATTACACCCTTTAACAAGAGGGCTAAAATGCCCTCTTAGATAAACttagggaaattaaaattaatttcagttcAGTTCCAGAGTATACCCAAAAGGAAATGCAATTTACTAACCATATATATTGGCTATGCCAAATTGAACAGTCACTTCAGTCTAATATCATCAAGATTGTTACCATACCCACACCTTTCTCTCTGAAAAAAGCAGTGGTGGTAGTTTACTATCTAGGGCAGTATTGAAGTGACTCCATCCCTGGCATTTCTTCTTTCATGAGCCTGAGTTCCTGACTTAAATGGGCTTGGCAATGAGGACCTGAAGTTTCTAGCCCTGCCAAGATCTTGTTGATTTCTGGTCCCAGGTGTGGTAGGTGATACACAGCACTTGCTGATAGCAGTGGGTTTGCTTCTACATCCAGCAAAGTAAAAACATAATCCTGACCTCTttagacagaaagagaaagagaggcagaagaaataCAGCACTTTTCTAGCTGTCCCCAAGGCAAACAGCAGGAATTCTCAGAGAATGAAAAGCTCAGCAAATGCCAAGATTGGATTTTGCAGGTTGACATGCAAATAGCCCAGGGCAGAGACTGGGACCTCTTTCCAGATTATACCTCAAAGATTTTTAAGAGTTCTATGAGTGCTGCTGAACTGCAAGAAAATATACCACACGAAACCCAAAACACATAGCTTCCCAGCTGCCCTTCAGCCTCCTGGCTAAAGATTATAATCTGCCTTTCACGTTTTCTAAATAAGCCATTATGGCTCACGTTAACTGGTGAGCCATTAAAAGGATATTAATATGGCTGGTGTCACTTGTCTGTCCTGTACTGTGAACATAATACGTACATGCCATAGCCAATTAAGTTTTTGGTGaataaaactttaaggagcactaataaaaaaaatcctatcaatgATATGTGCTCCATTTAAGACAGGGttgctgaaaataaaattttccaaatatgTGCTCATTATGGTTTGCATTGGGCTAGGACCAGTAGTTTTATTTAAGCATTTAGTGTCAGTCTGAGAGGGGAACCAGAAAAATGGGAAGTTAGCTGCAATAAGCTTCTGAAAGTGTCTCTCTTTTGCTTTTAGGCTACAACCCATTTGCCCCATTGAAGGCCGATTCGGAGCCCGCAGTCAGGCCGAATTCCCACTTCGAGCCCTGCAGTTTAAGCGTGGCCTGCTGCATGAGTTCCAGAAGGGCAACACATCCAGGGAGCAGGGTCGCCTTCGTGACCTGGTCCAGCAGCTCCCCAAGGCCATCATCATTGGTGTGAGGAAAGGAGGCACAAGAGCTCTGCTTGAGATGCTGAACCTCCATCCAGCAGTGGTCAAAGCCTCTCAAGAAATCCACTTTTTTGACAACGATGAGAATTATGCCAAGGGCACTGAGTGGTATAGGAAAAAGATGCCCTTTTCCTACCCTCGGCAAATCACAATTGAAAAGAGCCCAGCGTATTTCATCACGGAGGAGGTTCCAGAAAGGATTTACAAAATGAACTCATCCGTCAAGCTGTTGATCATTGTCAGGGAGCCCACCACACGAGCTATTTCTGATTACACTCAGGTGCtagagggaaaggagaggaagaataaaacttATTATAAGTTTGAGAAGCTGGCAATAGACCCTAATACCTGCGAAGTGAACACAAAATACAAGGCAGTAAGAACCAGTATCTACACCAAACATCTGGAGAGATGGTTAAAGTACTTTCCGATTGAACAATTTCACATTGTCGATGGAGATCGCCTCATCACGGAACCTCTGCCAGAACTTCAGCTCGTGGAGAAGTTCTTAAATCTTCCCCCAAGGATAAGTCAATACAACTTATATTTCAATGCTACCAGAGGGTTTTACTGCTTGCGATTTAATATTATCTTTAATAA
Protein-coding sequences here:
- the HS3ST5 gene encoding heparan sulfate glucosamine 3-O-sulfotransferase 5, producing the protein MLFKQQAWLRQKLLVLGSLAIGSLLYLVARVGSLDRLQPICPIEGRFGARSQAEFPLRALQFKRGLLHEFQKGNTSREQGRLRDLVQQLPKAIIIGVRKGGTRALLEMLNLHPAVVKASQEIHFFDNDENYAKGTEWYRKKMPFSYPRQITIEKSPAYFITEEVPERIYKMNSSVKLLIIVREPTTRAISDYTQVLEGKERKNKTYYKFEKLAIDPNTCEVNTKYKAVRTSIYTKHLERWLKYFPIEQFHIVDGDRLITEPLPELQLVEKFLNLPPRISQYNLYFNATRGFYCLRFNIIFNKCLAGSKGRIHPEVDPSVIAKLRKFFHPFNQKFYQITGRTLNWP